A single window of Salvia splendens isolate huo1 chromosome 6, SspV2, whole genome shotgun sequence DNA harbors:
- the LOC121807076 gene encoding uncharacterized protein LOC121807076, producing the protein MNDPRFDLSKSNDHNFNPQIENRCINSASIDHEFVQFRPNFQTSDDDSGACSPPLWKSSPSTPSEPLLSHHHYRNLSPAARLQAIARGQRELMEMVKNMPESSYELSLKDLVEHHRIEAHAPPPEESPARVRRQESKRSMSRSGSLKVESRGVFLNMVLPFSLPAKKRSGVDRSFSSGRVLPAKGGGGGEGDWWRKKVSRSSESDSSRMSVNSGGGSSRSSSAGSSSCRSFGAGRKRNDYQTGCWPFFRAKNNKSTE; encoded by the exons ATGAACGATCCAAGATTCGACCTTTCCAAATCCAACGATCACAATTTCAATCCCCAAATCGAAAACCGCTGCATCAACAGCGCATCAATCGATCACGAATTCGTCCAATTCCGGCCGAATTTCCAGACCTCCGACGACGATTCCGGCGCGTGCTCGCCGCCGCTGTGGAAGAGCAGCCCGAGCACGCCGTCGGAGCCGCTCCTCAGCCACCACCACTACCGCAACCTTTCTCCGGCGGCGAGGCTGCAGGCCATCGCGAGGGGGCAGAGGGAGCTCATGGAGATGGTAAAAAACATGCCGGAATCCTCCTACGAGCTGTCGCTGAAGGATCTGGTCGAGCACCACCGGATTGAGGCCCACGCGCCGCCGCCGGAGGAATCGCCGGCGAGAGTGAGGAGGCAGGAGAGCAAGAGGAGTATGTCGAGGAGCGGGAGCTTGAAGGTTGAGAGCAGAGGGGTGTTTTTGAATATGGTGTTGCCGTTTTCGTTGCCGGCGAAGAAGAGGAGTGGTGTTGATCGGAGTTTTAGTAGTGGGAGGGTTTTGCCGGCGAAGGGCGGCGGCGGTGGGGAAGGGGATTGGTGGAGGAAGAAGGTTAGTCGGTCGAGTGAGAGTGATAGTAGCAGGATGAGCGTTAATagcggcggcggcagcagcaGAAGCAGCAGCGCTGGCAGCAGTAGCTGCCGGAGCTTTGGCGCCGGCAG GAAAAGGAACGATTATCAAACAGGCTGCTGGCCCTTTTTTCGAGCCAAAAACAATAAATCAACAGAGTAG
- the LOC121807517 gene encoding stellacyanin-like, with translation MGNNLLLPITAAFLLLHCLRCSATVYTIGDSSGWDISTDIDSWSNDKTFSTGDTLLFQYSQYHSVSEVTEGNYKGCNTTNVLQSSNNGNTTFALTSPGERYFICGNRLHCLGGMKLHVHVVENQTVPGPVGAPSAQPGGSLPPGSSKSDEPSNSVSFVSPASLEALLLSSFASYIIVFS, from the exons ATGGGAAATAATTTGCTTCTTCCAATCACTGCAGCATTTCTCTTGCTCCATTGCTTGAGATGTTCGGCAACTGTCTACACCATCGGCGACAGCTCCGGCTGGGATATCAGCACCGACATCGACTCGTGGTCGAACGACAAGACTTTCTCTACCGGAGATACTTTAT TGTTCCAGTACTCACAGTACCACTCGGTCAGTGAGGTGACCGAGGGGAACTacaaggggtgcaacacgaccAACGTGCTACAATCGAGTAACAATGGGAACACAACATTTGCCTTGACCAGCCCAGGCGAGCGGTATTTCATCTGTGGCAATAGGCTACATTGCCTCGGCGGGATGAAGCTCCACGTCCATGTTGTCGAGAACCAGACCGTGCCCGGGCCCGTTGGAGCACCCTCGGCACAGCCAGGTGGATCCCTACCGCCCGGGTCCTCCAAGAGCGACGAACCTTCGAATTCAGTTTCATTTGTCAGCCCTGCTAGCCTAGAAGCTCTTCTCCTTTCATCTTTTGCCTCCTACATTATAGTTTTCTCATAA